In Chryseobacterium oranimense, a single window of DNA contains:
- a CDS encoding M3 family metallopeptidase: MKNISSVLLISALALNQSCTTMKKTDTQQETPVTDPSLSSNPFMKKSKLQYEAPEFDKIKNEHFKPAFDFGLKQHDAEILKIANNPEAPTFENTIVALEKSGEVLKRATIVFSNLTSANTNPTLQALDEEYAPIFAAHSDKMYLNENLYKRIKSIKEDGLDPESKKLVQYYKQNFEIAGANLSAADKEKLKQINQELASLSTQYANKLLEARKQGGVFFSDAKELDGLSADEIEAAAADAKTAGQPGKYLLALQNTTQQPLLQNLKNRATREKLFKASWLRAEKGDGNDTRETIEKLAKLRLKKAQILGKKSFAEWKLQDQMAKTPEAATKLMNQIATPAVETARREAKDIQDLIDQQKGGFKVEPWDWNFYAEQVRKAKYDLDENQIKPYFEVTTVLEKGVFYAAEKFYGLTFKKRTDLPVYHPDVVTYEVFDHDGKSIAIYYLDFYTRDSKNGGAWMSNFVEQSYLLGTKPVIVNCYNYQKPAPGKPSLISYDDVSTMFHEFGHSIHGMFASQKYPSLSGTSVPRDFVEFPSQINEHWALDPVVLKNYAIHYETKQPIPQALVDRIKKAATFNQGYMTTELVSAAALDMDWHTVTNESQLIPVLDFEKQSLASHGFTLATVPPRYHTPYFAHIWGGGYSAGYYAYLWSETLDNDAWEWIKNNGGLTRENGDRFRKYILSVGNSVDLNQAFRDFTGHDPDIKPLLRNRGFIK; this comes from the coding sequence ATGAAAAATATTTCATCGGTATTGTTAATTTCTGCTCTGGCACTTAATCAATCTTGTACTACCATGAAGAAAACCGACACTCAACAGGAGACTCCTGTTACCGATCCATCCCTGTCTTCAAACCCTTTTATGAAGAAAAGCAAGCTTCAGTATGAGGCTCCGGAATTCGATAAAATTAAAAACGAACATTTCAAACCGGCTTTCGATTTCGGACTTAAACAGCATGATGCTGAAATTCTGAAAATCGCCAATAACCCGGAAGCTCCTACTTTTGAAAATACCATTGTAGCCCTGGAAAAAAGCGGCGAAGTTTTGAAAAGAGCCACCATTGTATTTTCCAATCTTACGAGCGCAAATACCAACCCTACCCTTCAGGCTTTAGATGAAGAATATGCTCCTATTTTTGCTGCGCATTCCGATAAAATGTACCTGAATGAAAATTTATATAAAAGAATCAAGTCTATTAAAGAAGACGGTTTAGATCCTGAAAGCAAAAAACTGGTTCAGTATTATAAGCAGAATTTTGAAATTGCAGGAGCTAATCTTTCTGCAGCTGACAAGGAAAAATTAAAGCAGATCAATCAGGAGCTGGCTTCACTTTCCACTCAATATGCCAATAAATTACTGGAAGCAAGAAAGCAGGGAGGTGTATTTTTCTCTGATGCCAAGGAACTGGACGGACTTTCTGCCGATGAGATCGAAGCAGCGGCAGCTGATGCTAAAACTGCAGGACAGCCTGGAAAATATCTTCTTGCCCTTCAAAATACAACGCAACAGCCTCTTCTTCAAAATTTGAAGAACAGAGCGACAAGAGAAAAACTGTTCAAAGCTTCATGGTTAAGAGCTGAAAAAGGGGATGGAAACGATACCCGTGAAACAATTGAAAAGCTTGCCAAGCTAAGACTTAAAAAAGCACAGATCCTGGGTAAGAAAAGCTTTGCCGAATGGAAACTTCAGGACCAGATGGCTAAAACACCTGAAGCAGCTACCAAGTTAATGAACCAGATCGCGACTCCTGCTGTAGAAACGGCAAGACGCGAAGCAAAAGATATTCAGGACCTCATCGATCAGCAGAAAGGAGGCTTCAAAGTAGAGCCGTGGGACTGGAACTTCTACGCAGAACAGGTAAGAAAAGCAAAGTATGATCTTGATGAAAACCAGATCAAGCCTTATTTTGAAGTAACTACTGTTTTGGAAAAAGGAGTTTTCTATGCTGCTGAAAAGTTCTACGGACTGACGTTTAAAAAGAGAACAGATCTTCCCGTTTATCATCCTGATGTAGTTACTTATGAGGTTTTTGATCACGACGGAAAATCTATTGCGATCTATTATCTTGATTTCTATACAAGAGATTCTAAAAACGGAGGTGCCTGGATGAGTAATTTCGTTGAGCAATCTTATCTTTTAGGAACAAAACCTGTGATTGTAAACTGTTACAATTACCAGAAGCCCGCTCCGGGAAAACCTTCTCTGATCAGCTATGATGATGTTTCTACAATGTTCCATGAATTCGGGCATTCTATCCACGGAATGTTTGCAAGCCAGAAATATCCGTCACTTTCAGGAACAAGTGTTCCGAGAGACTTTGTGGAATTCCCTTCACAGATTAATGAGCACTGGGCACTGGATCCTGTAGTTCTTAAAAATTATGCAATTCACTACGAAACGAAGCAGCCTATTCCTCAGGCTTTGGTTGATAGAATTAAAAAAGCAGCTACTTTCAACCAGGGATATATGACGACAGAGCTTGTTTCTGCAGCTGCTCTGGATATGGATTGGCATACCGTAACAAATGAAAGCCAGCTAATTCCTGTTCTGGATTTTGAGAAACAGTCATTAGCCAGTCATGGATTTACCTTAGCAACAGTACCACCAAGATACCATACTCCTTATTTTGCCCACATCTGGGGCGGAGGTTACTCTGCAGGATATTACGCATATCTTTGGTCTGAAACTCTTGACAATGATGCATGGGAATGGATTAAAAATAACGGCGGACTTACCAGAGAAAACGGAGACCGCTTCAGAAAATATATTCTTTCTGTAGGAAATTCTGTGGACCTTAACCAGGCATTCAGGGATTTTACGGGACATGATCCGGACATTAAACCTTTATTGAGAAACAGAGGTTTTATCAAATAA
- a CDS encoding YchJ family protein, protein MDCPCCSGKSYEKCCKPYHTGEKHAPTAEALMRSRFSAFAVPNGDYLMETTSPVKRQFHNKKDLQEWGEINTWTKLEIIDKPSVSKVEFKAYYTDEEGHQHIHHELSKFKMIQNRWFYVSGEFLE, encoded by the coding sequence ATGGACTGTCCCTGCTGCTCGGGAAAATCTTACGAAAAATGCTGCAAGCCTTACCACACCGGAGAAAAGCATGCTCCTACCGCAGAAGCTTTAATGCGTTCCCGGTTTTCAGCATTTGCCGTTCCGAATGGAGACTATTTAATGGAAACCACGTCTCCGGTTAAAAGACAATTTCACAACAAAAAAGATCTGCAGGAATGGGGTGAAATTAATACGTGGACAAAACTGGAAATTATAGATAAGCCCTCTGTGAGCAAAGTTGAATTTAAAGCTTATTATACTGATGAGGAGGGCCATCAACACATTCATCATGAATTGTCAAAATTCAAAATGATTCAAAACCGTTGGTTTTATGTGAGCGGAGAATTTTTAGAATAA
- a CDS encoding peptidylprolyl isomerase — protein MTIENNHVVAVSYILHTIEEDGSKILVEETTAENPLTFLYGVGRMIPKFEQNIQGLKAGDKASFVIQPEEAYGEKDPNSIVQLPLDMFQESGTPPVGAILPLSDGQGNNFQAFVVEVTPEGVVADLNHPMAGKVLDFQVEILNTRPATEEELAHGHSHGIDGTDAH, from the coding sequence ATGACAATTGAAAACAACCATGTTGTAGCAGTAAGTTACATACTTCATACCATCGAAGAAGATGGAAGTAAGATTCTTGTAGAAGAAACAACAGCAGAAAATCCGCTTACATTTTTATACGGTGTAGGAAGAATGATTCCAAAGTTTGAACAAAATATCCAGGGTCTGAAAGCAGGAGATAAAGCATCTTTCGTGATTCAGCCTGAAGAAGCTTACGGAGAAAAAGATCCTAATTCAATCGTGCAGTTGCCGCTTGATATGTTCCAGGAATCAGGAACTCCGCCTGTAGGAGCTATTTTACCTCTTTCTGATGGTCAGGGTAATAATTTCCAGGCTTTTGTAGTGGAAGTAACTCCTGAAGGAGTAGTAGCGGACCTTAACCATCCAATGGCTGGAAAGGTTTTAGATTTCCAGGTAGAAATTTTAAATACACGTCCGGCAACGGAAGAAGAACTGGCACACGGCCACTCTCACGGAATTGACGGGACAGATGCCCACTAA
- a CDS encoding VF530 family protein yields the protein MQEQSKDPLHGKRLDAILEELVEYYEGFEKLGEQINIKCFTDNPSINSSLKFLRKTPWARTKVESLYLYVLRQKKKNESKKRD from the coding sequence ATGCAGGAACAGTCCAAAGATCCGCTGCACGGAAAAAGACTCGATGCCATTCTTGAAGAACTGGTAGAATACTATGAAGGTTTTGAAAAACTTGGCGAGCAGATCAATATAAAATGTTTTACAGATAACCCCAGCATTAATTCGTCACTGAAGTTTCTCAGAAAAACTCCCTGGGCCAGAACCAAAGTGGAAAGCCTGTATCTCTATGTATTAAGACAGAAAAAAAAGAACGAATCAAAAAAAAGAGATTAA
- a CDS encoding LLM class flavin-dependent oxidoreductase, with protein MELGIGMFGDLAFDQATGKYRDAGVKIREILDQVKLMDEVGLDVFAMGEHHRPDYAVSSPEMVLAAAASITKNIKLASGVTVLSSSEPVKVYEDFSTLDLISDGRAEIFVGRGSFIESFPLYGYSLNDYEELFDEKLELLLKINSEENVTWSGKLRAPMQNQTVYPRAKNDGKLSIWRAVGGTPQSVLSAAKLGMPLVVAIIGGMPIQFKNLVEFYKQEYQKAGHDMSQMQIAIHSHTFVSYDKAVVDGYFNNYKSQMDRIGASRGWAPYTKMQYEGGRGKDGALFIGSPAEVADKIAYMKEIFGITRFIGHMDVGDPAHDVMMKSIELFGEKVKPAIQNL; from the coding sequence ATGGAATTAGGAATAGGAATGTTTGGTGACCTGGCTTTTGACCAGGCAACCGGAAAATATAGAGATGCAGGTGTTAAGATCCGTGAAATACTGGATCAGGTGAAATTAATGGATGAGGTAGGACTTGATGTTTTTGCTATGGGAGAACATCACCGTCCGGATTATGCAGTTTCGTCACCGGAAATGGTATTGGCTGCAGCGGCAAGTATCACTAAAAATATAAAGCTGGCAAGCGGAGTAACGGTTTTAAGTTCTTCAGAGCCCGTAAAAGTATATGAAGATTTTTCAACTTTGGACCTTATATCAGACGGAAGAGCTGAAATATTTGTAGGAAGAGGTAGCTTTATCGAATCATTTCCATTGTATGGATATTCATTGAATGACTATGAAGAGCTTTTTGATGAAAAACTGGAACTACTGTTAAAGATCAATTCAGAAGAAAATGTAACCTGGTCAGGAAAGCTTCGTGCACCTATGCAGAATCAAACCGTTTATCCGAGAGCGAAAAATGATGGAAAACTGTCAATCTGGAGAGCAGTAGGAGGAACTCCCCAATCTGTATTAAGTGCCGCGAAATTAGGAATGCCTTTAGTGGTAGCAATTATTGGAGGAATGCCTATACAGTTTAAAAACCTGGTGGAATTCTACAAGCAGGAATATCAAAAAGCAGGGCATGATATGTCTCAAATGCAGATTGCTATTCACTCACACACTTTTGTAAGTTATGACAAGGCTGTTGTAGACGGTTATTTCAATAATTATAAATCCCAGATGGACAGAATCGGGGCATCCAGAGGCTGGGCTCCTTACACCAAAATGCAGTATGAAGGTGGAAGAGGAAAAGACGGGGCATTATTTATAGGAAGTCCGGCAGAAGTAGCTGATAAAATTGCCTACATGAAAGAGATTTTTGGTATTACAAGATTTATCGGGCATATGGACGTCGGCGATCCGGCTCACGATGTTATGATGAAATCCATTGAATTATTCGGGGAAAAAGTAAAACCTGCAATTCAGAATCTTTAA
- a CDS encoding S9 family peptidase — MKLYRFSLLMLILGGSAIAQTQKFTMAEAVNGLRTNLAVKNISQFSWAADGKSYIQAVKGGYLITDLKTNKQDTLVSLTQLNKSLSDAQLKAVPQIKFISGSNGYFNANDKMFWIEKSGNDWKVKTAAAVDGNASNVKVFGDNQTFAFTVKNNLFVNKNGKTIAVTNDSDENIINGGAAVHRNEFGIDTGIFPAPNSEAVAFYRMDQTMVADYPVIDWSVTPAVNHNVKYPMAGQKSHEVTLGVYNIKNQSTTFLKIEGEKDQYLTAVTWSPDSKYIFVAVLNRGQNHMKMNQYDAATGNLVKTLFEETSDKYVEPQHPLTFFPNSNTDFIWQSQRTGYNHLFHYSLEKGLIAQITKGDWLVTDILGFNDKKKEIYFTSTKETPLEKHLYKINWTNFKMQRLDDAGGVHTGILSSDGNYLYDSYSNAGTPRSVNIINTNTAKSTNILTAENTLKNYQRPEIKNVELKADDGTPLYGKIILPTDFDASKKYPVIVYLYNGPHLQLVTNTFPASGNLWYEYMAQNGYIIFTMDGRGSANRGMKFEQAVFRNLGTTEMNDQMKGVDYLKSLPYVDSQRMGIHGWSFGGFMTTSFMLRNPDVFKVGVAGGPVIDWKMYEIMYGERYMDTPQENPQGYAAANLLDKVQNLKGKLLMIHGAQDDVVVWQHSIKFIKSAVDNGVQLDYFVYPGHPHNVIGKDRVHLMQKVTDYFDQYLKK; from the coding sequence ATGAAATTATATAGATTTTCTTTATTGATGCTGATTTTGGGTGGTTCTGCAATAGCACAGACCCAAAAATTTACAATGGCGGAGGCAGTAAACGGACTGAGAACAAATCTGGCCGTAAAAAATATTTCCCAGTTTTCATGGGCTGCAGATGGTAAATCCTATATCCAGGCTGTAAAAGGCGGTTATCTGATTACTGATCTTAAGACCAACAAACAGGATACACTCGTATCTTTAACCCAGTTAAACAAATCATTATCTGATGCTCAGCTGAAAGCCGTTCCACAGATTAAATTCATCAGCGGGTCAAACGGCTATTTTAATGCCAACGATAAAATGTTCTGGATCGAGAAATCCGGAAACGATTGGAAAGTGAAAACAGCTGCTGCAGTAGATGGAAATGCATCCAATGTAAAAGTATTCGGAGATAACCAAACCTTTGCATTTACTGTAAAGAATAATTTATTTGTTAATAAAAATGGAAAAACAATTGCTGTAACCAATGATTCTGATGAAAATATTATCAATGGAGGTGCAGCAGTCCACAGAAATGAATTCGGAATTGATACAGGAATTTTCCCTGCACCTAATTCAGAAGCAGTAGCGTTCTACAGAATGGATCAGACCATGGTAGCAGATTATCCTGTTATCGATTGGTCTGTAACGCCGGCAGTAAACCACAACGTCAAGTATCCAATGGCAGGTCAAAAATCCCATGAGGTAACTTTAGGGGTTTATAATATCAAAAATCAGTCAACGACTTTCCTGAAAATTGAAGGCGAAAAAGACCAGTATCTTACAGCGGTTACCTGGAGTCCGGATTCAAAATATATTTTCGTTGCCGTCCTGAACCGCGGGCAGAATCACATGAAAATGAATCAGTACGATGCAGCTACAGGAAATCTGGTAAAAACCTTGTTTGAAGAAACCAGCGATAAATATGTGGAGCCTCAGCATCCGCTTACTTTTTTCCCGAATTCCAATACAGACTTTATCTGGCAGAGTCAGAGAACAGGCTATAATCATCTCTTCCACTACAGCCTTGAAAAAGGGCTTATTGCACAGATCACAAAAGGAGACTGGTTGGTAACCGACATTTTAGGATTTAATGATAAGAAAAAGGAAATCTATTTCACTTCTACGAAAGAAACACCTTTGGAAAAACACTTATACAAAATCAACTGGACGAACTTCAAAATGCAGCGCCTGGATGATGCAGGAGGTGTACATACAGGAATCCTGAGCAGCGACGGGAATTATCTTTATGATAGTTACAGCAATGCAGGTACGCCCAGATCTGTCAATATTATTAATACCAATACGGCAAAGTCCACGAATATTCTTACAGCAGAAAATACATTGAAAAATTATCAGAGACCTGAAATTAAAAATGTAGAATTAAAAGCTGATGACGGAACACCACTCTACGGAAAGATCATTCTTCCGACAGATTTTGACGCCAGCAAAAAATATCCGGTGATCGTTTATCTTTATAACGGACCACACTTACAGCTTGTAACCAATACCTTCCCGGCATCAGGAAACCTTTGGTACGAATATATGGCGCAAAACGGATACATTATTTTCACCATGGACGGAAGAGGTTCTGCCAACCGTGGAATGAAGTTTGAGCAGGCTGTGTTCAGAAACCTTGGGACTACCGAAATGAACGATCAGATGAAAGGGGTAGATTATTTAAAATCCCTTCCTTATGTAGATTCCCAGAGAATGGGTATCCACGGATGGAGCTTTGGAGGATTTATGACCACAAGCTTTATGCTTCGCAATCCGGATGTTTTCAAAGTTGGTGTTGCCGGAGGTCCTGTGATCGACTGGAAAATGTACGAAATTATGTACGGTGAAAGATATATGGATACGCCACAGGAAAACCCTCAGGGATATGCTGCGGCTAATCTTCTGGACAAAGTTCAGAATCTGAAAGGAAAATTGCTGATGATTCATGGAGCTCAGGACGATGTAGTGGTTTGGCAGCATTCCATCAAGTTTATAAAATCTGCGGTAGATAATGGAGTTCAGCTGGATTATTTTGTGTATCCGGGACATCCGCATAATGTGATCGGGAAGGACCGTGTTCACCTGATGCAGAAAGTGACAGATTACTTTGATCAATATCTGAAGAAATAA
- a CDS encoding YceI family protein — translation MSTKWNLDPTHSEITFKVKHMMISNVKGSFRTFNAEIETEDDSFANAKTTATIQTDSVFTNNTDRDNHLKSAEFFNAEQHPTITFESQALNDKITGNLTVNGITKPITLDVDFGGINVDPWGNTKAGFSFEGKINRKDYGLNWNAALEAGGVMVSDEVKIAGELQFVKQA, via the coding sequence ATGTCAACAAAATGGAACCTAGACCCAACGCATAGTGAAATTACTTTTAAAGTAAAACACATGATGATCTCTAATGTAAAAGGAAGCTTCAGAACTTTCAATGCTGAAATTGAAACTGAAGACGATAGCTTCGCCAACGCTAAAACTACAGCTACCATACAGACTGATTCCGTATTCACAAACAATACAGACAGAGACAACCATTTGAAATCAGCCGAATTTTTCAATGCGGAACAACACCCTACTATTACATTTGAGTCCCAGGCTTTAAATGATAAAATAACAGGAAATCTTACCGTAAACGGTATTACCAAACCTATCACTTTAGATGTAGACTTCGGTGGAATCAATGTTGATCCGTGGGGAAATACAAAAGCAGGATTTTCTTTTGAAGGGAAGATTAACAGAAAAGATTATGGACTTAACTGGAATGCAGCTCTTGAAGCAGGAGGTGTAATGGTAAGTGATGAAGTGAAAATAGCCGGAGAATTACAGTTTGTAAAACAGGCGTAA
- the ygiD gene encoding 4,5-DOPA dioxygenase extradiol, which translates to MNLNDLQNISNNFGNTQRMPVLFLGHGSPMNAIEENQFVQGFRKAAQEIPKPNAILCVSAHWYTQGTFVTAMDMPRTIHDFGGFPKALFDVQYPAPGSPELARETVELLEPVLVEEDHNWGLDHGAWSVIKHMYPNADIPVIQLSIDYTQPPQYHFDLAKRLNKLREKGILIIGSGNIVHNLRLIDWKNIDTVGAGWDWAVEAREKTNNWLLDGNFQNIIDYQKQGTFLQYAVPTPDHYLPLIYTLGLKDKAENLSLFNDELIGGSLSMTSVRIG; encoded by the coding sequence ATGAATCTCAACGATCTGCAAAATATCAGCAATAATTTCGGGAATACACAAAGAATGCCTGTCCTGTTTTTAGGACATGGCTCACCGATGAATGCTATTGAAGAAAACCAGTTTGTACAGGGCTTCAGAAAAGCGGCTCAGGAAATTCCGAAACCTAATGCTATTTTATGTGTTTCTGCCCATTGGTATACACAGGGTACTTTTGTAACGGCAATGGATATGCCCAGAACAATTCATGATTTCGGAGGTTTTCCGAAGGCATTGTTTGATGTACAGTATCCTGCTCCCGGAAGCCCGGAACTGGCCAGGGAAACAGTTGAACTTTTGGAACCTGTTTTAGTGGAGGAAGACCATAACTGGGGACTTGACCACGGCGCATGGTCGGTAATTAAACATATGTATCCCAATGCTGATATTCCGGTCATACAGCTGAGTATAGACTATACCCAACCGCCGCAATATCATTTTGACCTTGCCAAAAGGCTGAATAAACTCCGCGAAAAAGGAATTCTGATTATCGGAAGCGGGAATATTGTCCATAATCTCCGCCTGATCGACTGGAAAAACATTGACACCGTAGGTGCCGGCTGGGACTGGGCTGTTGAAGCACGAGAAAAAACCAACAACTGGCTCCTGGACGGAAATTTCCAGAATATTATAGATTATCAGAAACAGGGCACATTCCTCCAGTATGCCGTTCCTACGCCGGATCATTATCTTCCGCTGATCTATACATTAGGTTTAAAGGATAAGGCCGAAAACCTTTCCTTATTCAATGATGAACTTATCGGGGGATCTTTAAGCATGACGAGTGTAAGGATAGGATAA
- a CDS encoding S8 family peptidase: MKKSAFYLLALFLTLNSCTRDELQTENPSVQVVQKDPLTGKQINSEINSTIKNTGTFNWKNASDHLLWSAVFRGNRMVSIGFGASKDDFDRSLSANSKAMEAEILDVIRQQEGVEPTRFLISSDQYLNQIDVVVEKEETITALRKMKTIRYVEPGDYHYFEIENSINPNAKSSGSSGCGFDSAVLNAADYTTTAPNAKIPWAFTQHNIPNAWSYSTGAGVTIGLIDTGVSPEQTLLGSSFNTGASSGRTISKFGSYVNGSTTDGPADQCGHGTKMASVMAAPKNNAGLPVGVAYNANLITYRAASNVVLETSSEQNGVKTAFTDLANNASVKIISMSMGHIFSVGKIEDGVKYAYSKGKLIFCAGGTSTSFTNFVGVIFPASMSETQAVTGVKEGTSNQKCDVCHSGSQIDFTFQMERANGNTVPVLSYYNNQADYVGGSSVATAATAGIAALVWAKNPSWTREQVLNKMRQSATYYPTVNSNYGYGNINVLKAVQ, encoded by the coding sequence ATGAAAAAAAGTGCATTTTACCTTCTGGCACTGTTCCTTACATTGAATTCGTGTACCAGGGATGAACTTCAGACCGAAAATCCATCTGTTCAAGTTGTTCAGAAAGATCCTTTGACAGGGAAGCAGATCAATTCGGAAATTAACAGTACGATCAAAAACACCGGAACATTTAATTGGAAAAACGCATCAGACCACTTGCTTTGGAGCGCTGTTTTCAGGGGGAACAGGATGGTCTCTATCGGCTTCGGAGCTTCAAAAGATGATTTCGACAGAAGCCTGTCGGCAAACAGCAAAGCAATGGAAGCTGAAATCCTTGATGTCATCAGGCAGCAGGAAGGTGTTGAGCCAACGAGATTTCTGATTTCTTCAGATCAGTATCTTAATCAGATAGATGTTGTCGTAGAAAAAGAAGAAACTATTACAGCGCTGAGAAAGATGAAAACCATCCGCTATGTAGAGCCGGGAGATTATCATTATTTTGAAATAGAAAACAGTATCAATCCCAATGCAAAATCAAGTGGTTCTTCAGGTTGTGGATTTGATTCGGCTGTTTTAAATGCTGCAGATTATACCACAACAGCCCCTAATGCCAAAATTCCATGGGCCTTTACCCAGCACAATATTCCCAATGCCTGGAGCTACAGTACGGGAGCAGGAGTGACCATAGGATTGATTGACACCGGAGTTTCGCCCGAACAGACCTTATTGGGAAGCAGCTTTAATACCGGTGCATCTTCCGGAAGAACAATCAGTAAATTCGGATCATATGTTAACGGATCCACTACAGATGGTCCGGCTGATCAGTGCGGGCACGGAACAAAAATGGCTTCTGTAATGGCAGCCCCGAAAAATAATGCGGGACTTCCCGTAGGAGTTGCTTACAATGCCAATCTTATTACTTATCGCGCTGCTTCCAATGTTGTGTTGGAAACTTCCAGTGAACAGAATGGTGTAAAAACAGCATTCACTGATCTGGCTAATAATGCCAGTGTGAAGATTATTTCTATGTCGATGGGACATATTTTCTCCGTAGGAAAGATTGAAGATGGGGTGAAATATGCCTATTCCAAAGGAAAGCTGATTTTCTGTGCAGGAGGAACCTCTACCAGTTTTACCAATTTTGTTGGAGTGATTTTCCCGGCAAGCATGTCCGAAACACAGGCCGTTACGGGAGTAAAAGAAGGAACTTCCAATCAGAAATGTGACGTTTGCCACTCCGGAAGCCAGATCGATTTTACCTTCCAGATGGAAAGAGCCAACGGAAATACAGTTCCGGTTTTAAGTTATTACAACAATCAGGCTGATTATGTAGGTGGTTCATCAGTGGCTACCGCTGCCACAGCAGGTATTGCTGCTCTGGTCTGGGCTAAAAATCCTTCATGGACAAGAGAACAGGTGCTGAATAAAATGAGACAGTCTGCCACCTATTATCCTACTGTAAATTCAAATTATGGTTACGGAAATATCAATGTTCTGAAAGCAGTACAATAA